In one window of Patescibacteria group bacterium DNA:
- a CDS encoding glycosyltransferase family 4 protein, whose product MKILWFTWKDKKNPLAGGAEIVNDELAKRLAGDGHEVIFLVAGFDKCLPEEIIDGYKIVRLGNRWTVYFAAWRYYRRNFQGWADVVIDEVNTIPFMAKFYVRERNILFVHQLCRQIWFYEMFFPLSLIGYLLEPIYLWLLRDRRVITVSESTKNDLLRFGFKKENIEIISEGIEIKPIENLDSIVKFPKPTILAFGALRSMKRTLDIVKAFEIAKQKISDLELVIAGSADNKYGQKVLNKITTSPHRDSIKYLGKVSLEKKIELMQKSHVICVTSVKEGWGLIVTEANSQGIPAVVYDVDGLRDCVKYDETGMICDENNSVDMAASVVEILSDKIKYQQLRLNGLKWSKEINFEKSYRDFIEYINLIK is encoded by the coding sequence ATGAAGATACTGTGGTTTACTTGGAAAGACAAAAAAAATCCTTTGGCTGGCGGGGCTGAGATTGTTAATGACGAATTGGCAAAGCGCTTGGCTGGTGATGGACATGAGGTGATTTTTTTAGTAGCCGGTTTTGATAAGTGTTTGCCAGAGGAAATTATTGACGGTTATAAAATTGTTAGGCTAGGGAATAGATGGACAGTCTATTTCGCAGCGTGGCGATATTATCGCCGAAATTTCCAAGGCTGGGCAGATGTAGTAATTGATGAGGTGAATACGATTCCGTTTATGGCGAAATTCTATGTCCGCGAGCGAAATATCTTGTTCGTGCATCAACTGTGCCGCCAAATCTGGTTCTATGAAATGTTTTTTCCATTAAGCTTGATTGGTTATTTACTGGAACCGATTTATTTATGGCTATTGCGTGACCGGCGAGTGATTACCGTTTCCGAAAGCACAAAGAATGATTTATTACGATTTGGTTTTAAAAAAGAAAACATTGAGATTATTAGTGAGGGCATAGAAATTAAACCGATAGAAAATCTGGATAGTATCGTGAAATTTCCCAAGCCAACCATACTTGCCTTTGGAGCGTTGCGTTCCATGAAGCGAACTTTGGACATTGTTAAAGCCTTTGAGATTGCTAAACAAAAAATTTCTGATTTGGAATTAGTAATTGCCGGTTCGGCTGATAATAAATATGGGCAAAAAGTTTTAAACAAGATCACAACTAGTCCTCATCGCGATTCGATTAAATATTTAGGAAAGGTGAGTTTGGAAAAAAAGATTGAATTGATGCAAAAATCACACGTTATTTGTGTGACCTCGGTGAAAGAGGGTTGGGGACTGATTGTGACTGAGGCGAATAGTCAAGGTATACCTGCGGTAGTCTATGACGTCGATGGTTTGCGGGATTGTGTGAAGTATGATGAGACAGGGATGATTTGTGATGAGAATAATTCGGTTGATATGGCGGCAAGCGTTGTTGAGATATTAAGTGATAAAATTAAATATCAGCAACTGCGGTTGAATGGTTTGAAGTGGAGCAAGGAGATAAATTTTGAGAAAAGTTATCGGGATTTCATTGAGTATATTAATTTAATAAAATAA